The genomic window GGACATTGGGGGGTTATTCTGGAGACACTTTGACAGTTTGGAAGACTTGGTCCTTATATAAACACTATGGTTATGCAATCAGTCGGGTGACGCCTGCATCTGCCGACTAAACTGCCCATTGCGGCTGCCACCtctgtgtaaacacacatatgcagcagGCAATTTGAGGAGGGATGCTATCCTCCTTGTtagcaaaatgaccaaaatgcatCCCCCTTGTTAACCCGCCATCCCCCCTGTCCATCCCTAGTAGCAGAGAGAGTGCAGGGGCAGAGGGATTGTTTAACTGAATATGTTAGTCTAGTCTGCCTGATTCATTGACCTTTATCTGACTGAGGTTTGTACAAGTTAGAATCTATGGCCCTGACCatggctctgaaatatcagtagcctaactgtgctgtgtattgataaatccatggcgctgtctgtggtgctgaagtAGCAGACGGATTTGTAATTGtgcctttttctctcagtcccaCCCTTCTGTCAGTTTCGTCTTGGATCTACAATATTCTCtaaactatatactataaatactcaTTTCTATACTTAATTGTAGCCTATGTACTCTATAGAGTAGTGTCACCGTCATGATCAAGTGACAAGAAGCAACGTGTAGTCACAGAAGAGTGAGAGAGTCATAGAGTCACACTGCTGCCTGTAGTATTTCTATAATATTTCTTTCCTACAGTTTTTACTATAGGTGTTTGGTGTAATGTGTAAAATTAACCTGCACTGACCGTACCATGCTCTGCTACAGTTACATAATTTGAGATAATGTTTATACTGTCaaaactacagtgtgttttgaaaagtgtgCATCTTTAAAATGCTTAATGTGCACATCTAGAAGAAAATAGGCctacacaaaatatgtatttagccTAATAGCAGTTCGGTTAAATCAGAATTATAAACGCAATTGTAATATCAAGAATTAGGCTAGGCCTATATGATAATCCTGCAGTCCAAGATTACCCTAACCCCAGGTTACTATAAAGTTAGgttaccctaaccttaaccctaagACTAGaactaaccttaaccctaaccttccCATTGGGCCATCCCCCCTGTCAGAAATTAACAAATCACCTactgcacatatacacacaaacacaaccacaaCTTTACACATCTGTGAGCAGACCCAGCACTCCTACTCAGTAAGAGTTTGACGGAACACGACAAGCCTGCCAGATACAATTATACAGCTCGCCAACAGCATCTCTGGAGCGAGTTGATAAAGCAAATGTGACAAGAAGTCAACGTTGCCACCAAACTCAAGCATCGCAAGGAGAGAAGAGCAGGAAAACTTGCcataataatgtaattaaaaatatattattgcACTATTTAAGGCTAACTAGTTGTTatgtaaagattttttttcattttcagtagctcaaaaaacaggtttaattgtcactaaaaacagatatttttatgCTAATTCAGTGCAATTCTTTGCTTTGCCATTATTCACTGTCATGGTTCTGCTTACATCAACGCGCAAGTATATTTGGTGACCAAGTAAGTTATCTAACCAAATTCCTGATGAACTGACTTCGAACAAAATCAGTGGCTCATATGAGTTGGAACGGTTTAGGAGATCACTGCCAGGGGATAAAATGGATCAAATGCTTTAAtccactgcagaaaaaaaaaatgctgattgaCTGACATCTCCAAACATATCTCTGGCTGCATACAGGCGATTGTACTGAGATGACGAGATGATCAGGTGACCAGTTTGTCTGAAGAGCTCAGGTGAGTCAGAGTTGGATTTGCCCTCAGCTGCTGATGTGCCAGGGAACTGCATTACATCATTCGTATGTTACATAATACCCTTGCAGAACGACACACACTCACCAGActcacacacgcagacacacatgcCCGGGGCAAAACTAGGTCTAACATGGATGTCCCTTTTGCAAATGTTTCTGCTCCGCCAGTTTCCCAGGCTCCTCCAGTCTATATTTCAACTATGTGTACTGTTTTATATTATGCATATGTTTTCATATGACTATGcattatatgaatatttgctgtctgtgttttctgcaaacatAACATTCATACAGCACTACAGAACGAGGAAGGAAATAATGCATTGTTTATATCTCTGCAgcagtctattttttttttttaattttttaaccTTCGGTTTTACATGCATGAACACAGAACAAACTTCTATGATTTGTCATGTGTTTACTACATAGTAGTTGCTTTCATAGGATGAAGTGTCTCAACCCAATCAATCAAAATATTTATAGCAGATTTTGTGTTGTCCATAAACCTTCAGTGCCATGAAAGCATCCCTTTGCATTGAGTAAAGAGCATGGCTTGGCATATAATAAAAATTACATTGGTTTTGACATTTCCATCCCCTCCCCTGACACAGGCCTCCCTCCTGCCCATTACCCATCTCAAATAGACATCTTCACAGCTTCCAGCCAGGCCTCCTGAACAGCGGGAGTCTTTCAATCCATGAGAGCAAAGTTGGAAGGAGGTGAGAGGGGAAGGGAAAGGTTGGATCTGAATTTTTCATGGTTTCTCTGCAGGCTTGGATGGCGATGGCCTACTGAGTGGAAGAAGCTTCAAAGTCACCACAGGCTGACAATTAGGTGCACACAAACAGCGGAAAGGTGAAGCCTGACCTCACCTTTCCACCTTATTTAtaaattgcacacacacacacacacacaaacacagggtCAGACCTGAGCTCACGGATCACTTGTAACAGACCAAAGCCATCTTTTATAATCCTGAGCATGATGAAGCAGTAGACCTCTTGACCTGTAAGCGGGATGTGTACGTCTAATTTATAACCCTCCCAAGGTCACCGCTGAGTCTCCTTTCACAGTCTGATTGGACAACCGCAACCTCTGACTGACATCTATTGAGCCCCTTTTGTCAATGAAACATCTTAATCCCCACAACCAATGTCAATGAAATCCTTACATAACAGTCATTCCAGTTGCCTCTCATATGTCTCCATTTTATCGTATGACGCTGTCAGGGGAACAGTTTGAGCTGTACACCGCAGAGCATCGATTCAGAATCATACTCAATGTTATCATCAAGACTGAATGGGGTCCCTGGAGAGAGGCGACACACTTTTGCTTGGTAGTGAACAGATGCTATCTGAGCTGTATGAGAGACTGAGTGCAGTAATACTGTGAACTCACTTATCAGCAAAGATGCTTATCAGACAATGAATgtgtgaggcagagagagagagaaagagggataataTTCATTGACTCTACAGCCATTAAAGTGTGGGCAAATGCCTCTTGATAAATTGCTTTTTGATGGCGCAAAAAATACAGTTCAACATTACAGTATAGTGTACAACTGATGCATGGCATAATATAGAAAGAGGAAACAGGGGGTTTCAGGGGCAGATAAAGCTCAAGGGGTTGTTGTCATGGGAAAATGACTTTTACTGCATAAACTCTTAAGATAATCCCATTCTGGTCCTTGGTAGCCTCTCACCTCTGGTTGAACCACACTCACTGTGTGACACTGTATCAGATTTCACATATGGCTCTCACTGGTCTGGGGATCAAAGGGCTTTACTGGCAGGCCCACTGTGAGCCAATGGACTGATATATACACTGACTTCTGCTCTGAAAACTTGGTTTTAAGTCCACAGTCACATCAAAGGCCATTTAACTCCTAGGTGGCAGGAAGCAGCTTTCTGCTCCAAAACATGTGGGCCCCATACACTCAACACTGACTTCATATAGGCTGCTCATAAGTCACTATAAGTTCTGGACATGTAAAAACAGAAGATAAACCTTCTTCCTTCGGGATATATCGGACGTGACTTCTGATATGATTTAAAGTGGATTTACCTCTCTTAAATTCCTCCAACATCACATCCAGCTTGGTGTCATTGAACACGCAGTGCATGGGATGCTTGTAAAACTGAGTAATTGTCTTCAGCGGAGTGCAGTCGTCAGGATCCACGAAGGCCAAGTCTTTGACAAACAGGATGTCCACGATGTTGGATCTCTCGTTCTCGTAGACCGGGATTCGGGTGAAGCCGCTCTGCATCACGTCGGACATGGTGCAGAAGTCCAGCACGGCATCCGACGACAGCATGTAGCAGTCGGACAGCGGTGTCAGCACGTCCTCCACGGTCTTGGTCCTCAGCTCCAGGGCTCCCTGGATAATATTGAGCTCCTCTTTGACCAGGTCGTGGTACGGGTCTGTGACGCGCAGCATGGCTACCAGCTTCTCCCTGGTGTAAAAGTTGCTGATCTCTTGGTGTAGCATGATGTCCAAAATTTTGGAGACTGGGTAGGCGATGGGGAAAAACACCAGCATCAGGAGGCGGGTCGCGCAGAGGGTCTTGGAGGCGATGGCGAGACTGTGCCTGGACGCCACGGAGTGAGGTAAGATCTCGCCAATAAAGAATATCCCCAAAGTACAAGAGGCAGTTGAGAGAGCAGTCATCCCTAAAATCTGGCACATCCAGACCACAAAGCATGTGTTAGTGAGCACGTTGCCCAGCACCACGGTGCAAAGGATGTAGTTTCCATGTTTACGCACAGACTCTATTTTCCGTGCGTATTTCTGCTCCTTCTCTGTGCCACTGTTCTGCAGGACCCGGAGCTCCACGGGGTCCAGGGccagcatgctgatgtttagacCGCTGCAGAGCGCCGACAGCCCCAACAGCAACACGGAGACCCCCGCCTGGAGCCAAACGTCTGCCTCTGGAGGTCTCTCCACCACTGCCAACCAAAAGTCTCTGGTGCTGAAATGCTCCCATTTCACTCCATCAAAAGCGCACATGGAGTAGTATTTGATCACCTCGCCTCTGCGCAGGTCTTTGGCAAGCAGCTCCACCAAAACTGAGTTGTGACTTGAGGTGGATTTGAAAGAGCCCAGCAGCTCGATGTCAGAGCTCCGGGCATTCTCCTCTTCACATGGGTTCCCTGTGGACCGGAGCCACCTATCTGAGTCCCCGCTGTCCCCTCCTGTTTCCTCTATGAACGCGATCCATGGGGCGGCGGGAGCAGCGTCAGGTCTGCCGCTGATGTTCAGGTTGTTTGGATGCTCCGTAGCTGGAGATGCGGAGTAGTAAACCCGCAGCATGAAGCGGGTCCCCTCGGTCGCCCTCAGTATGCCGTCCTGAACGGACAGCTCTCCGCTCTGCGTGTCCTCTGGCCGGACGCCGAGCAGCGCTGCTGTCGGGGCcggcagagaggagagggtgaCGGTCAGAAAGAGTAGAGAGAGTCGGCGCGGATGCAGGATGCAGCAGAGAGCATCCGCAGCATCCGCAGCCATCATGCTGAATGAACTACTGAAGGACATGGGAGAACTGGGTCACGTGGTTTGCGGATGGGATGGATGGAGCAGCTGGATGGCCATATCCATGAAGACGAGGATGGGTAGGATATGTTAGGGTGAAAGAAAATTtcaggaggacagagagagtgtgagggtatgtgtgtgtgtgtgtgtgtgtgagagagagaggagggggcaCCAGAGTCCTTAATGACACACCGTGACGTAGGCCTGTCTTATTTGCTTTCTGCCACTTTCTAAAAATAGAAGGCAGGAAATGCCCAATCATGAATGATTAATGTGATACACACGGGATCATACAACACTTACAACTGTAGAAAACCTTACATAGGCATAATTTTAGACAGgtacaaaaatacatacacatgcactaTTTGGAGGTTCTCTTTAAGCATAATTTGACATTGTCGTGTTTTATGGCACAACGTCTTCGTCAGTGTGCGTGTCTATGTTAGGGAGTCATAAATATTACACAGCTAAATTGAGTCCTCGTCGTTGTTTTGAATATCCACCAGATGGCAGTATTATCACCTATTTCAGTACACCGTTCTCTGaaaagtacagtatattttgaaAGCCATAGAAAGGATAATGTGCgaggattttgtttttctgttataGGCCTACAGAAAACAGCGTTGTTTCCAGAACTTGTATCCCTAAACAAAATAACtatttttgggtttgttttttttttaaaagattttttattGGCATTTTCGTCTCTTATTGGACAGTCAGCAGTGTCGTAGCAGCAGGAAATAAGGGGAGAGAGACGACATTCAACAATCCCTGTCTGAAATCgaatcataaataatataatatgtataaagaCAACAATTACTAATTAgaataattatgattttttaatCGTATTTGTCGTAAATTGATCAGCTGCTATGGAATGTACAGTGAAACCTTCCTACATGATAAATGTGATGATCAGTGTCGGATTTAGGAGGCAGGAATTAACTGAAGGTGATAACAGCGTCTCGCCAAATCTTAAACACTTgaacactctctctgctcttcatcagtcacacatacaccacgacctttagagaaaaaaatactttgcacGCACAAAAAAAGTGTGTTACATGCAATATTGGCTCCCAGACTGGAGTCTGAGGGCCACCAGTGAAATCAAGATGAATCTAAATCTGTTCAACCTTTCCCGTATTTGTCCGCTAATCAGCAGATAATCAGTGATAATACCTCCCCACCACATCGCTGTCATCGGGCTTTAACTTCTTAGCTCAATTTACTTCGGGCGAAATACATTATGTCCTAATAAACCTGGTTGTCAATCTTGTGGAAATGTTTAAGAAAtccaatttttaaaatatttcgCCCGAGAATCCAACTTTATTCTTATAAAATCTACACTTTATTTCGTATTTTAATAGGCTGTTCTTTCTGTCAACATAGGAACTTTTTCGATGGCAAATACTGTCTcgatgtaataataataataacattaacagaAACACATAGACAATGGACTCGTAAAacttatttaaagaaaaagtgatTTGCCAACAAAAATCACCACAGTCCAAGATGCTCTGCAGAACATTTCTATGTGTTTGGTGAAACTTATTTCTGTTCAGGGAGTTGTTGggggtttattttgtttttttttaaaaaaactcttCAGGATTTGAATTTCTATGACCAAGTAAGTaacttttaaaattaattacatATTATTCACAGCTCGAGCTCATCCTCTCTTATCGCTAGTTGATCAATATTTATAAGCCAATTAATGAATTTGCCCAAACACAATCTGTTCATGTTGGTAGCCTGTAATTATTATAGGCAACATGTATAATATccagatataaaaataaatcaataaaaaatcgCAGGTATAGGCCTACCGAAATTGCAACAATCAtcttttattaaacaaaatatttttgaatttttccTACAAGCAATGGGCCCAAAAGTTCACTTATAGATTCAATAGTTATTGATCGATGTCTGTTCAACCCTCAAATTAACctgtaaatttaaatgtgtctcaTTGTGCTTGTTAGAAGAACTAGTTTATTAAGACCATTGGATTTAGTACCTGATTGTTCTCCCAATGAGCAGTTAAAGAAAGATTTTCGTTAAATCGATGATTTTTGTAGTCTTTAAAAAATGCCAGTGAAGTAAAACATTCCTGTAAGCCAcagttttaagtttaaaaagttcttattggaaaacatttttctatgtaaacaattaaaatatccAGTTCGGTAGGCTTAAAGTttgaaatatattcaaaaatTCCAACTTCCGGGATCAATAactcataattcataattggACATCAACAACACGCCGCTTGTAGCAAAGTAGACAACTTAATTTTCACCAAAACGAGCCGTCCTCAGAGCTGGACAGATAACACTGGTCTCTATGCACAGCCGGCTGTGAGTGTGCAGGGACCGTCTAAAAAGTGCAACACTCTTATACAGTGCAGTGTCCCCAAAATCACTTCACACATCAGTGGTCTCCTGTTGGTTATACTACAACACTTAATTTGGAAAAATGTGCTTTTGCAtaattttgaggattttttttttgttgaaaaatattcaataacttCACTCTTATACTGTAGCCACAGTGTAGTGTCACCAAAATCACTTCACACATCCTGCTGGTTAAACTTAACCTGTTCTCATTCACAGGTCATCAAATACAGATGCTTTGTGATGCCCCACAAGGCATCCTTCAACATCTGTATGAgggtgcagacacacagactccGGCAACAACGGATCCGGACACACCAGACCACTGAACGCTCCGGCTGGGGGTGGGTGACATGCTGGATGATGTACTGTGAGTTGGGCGGTAGGTTTTTGCTCTGCCGTTTTCAACATGGCGGCAATGTTATGAATGATCTCATTTTGCAGCTGAACAGTACACTAaagtatgtttctgaaaacatttgaggtaaGAAATAGGCAATGCGGTAACAGAatattgattcatatttgatcagcatgACCTGGTTTGacagtttaatctgagtttcaTGAGCTGGCCACCTTACACTGGACAGACTTCATTTGCACAGGGTTGAGGTTGAGTCATGATTTTGCATATTCAGATACAACGGTTGGTCCGTCAACTCACCGTGCCTGCTctccatagaaaatgaatgggatCCGTCGACTTGACATCCGTCAACGGATTCGGTGTGATTGCACCACGAGACACACAGGGCTTTCAACTCACTCCAATGTGAACCCATCTGCTTCATTATTATGTTTCAACGTGCAGTATCACAGCAGTTCATGAAATTTAGTCTAtataatgtatttcaattggaaGTATCTTTCGTGCCTGTACCagctgttacaaatcactgttaaaacataattatgttttatggtgtggcagcactgtggttaaggtctggttaagtttaggcacaaaaaccacatggttagggttaagaaAAGAACATGGTTTGGGttataaaatgatcacttgaaacatggttaGAAGCAGgaagcaaacagtggtctcctgcagcaaagttcAGCTAAGTCCACTTATTTTTCTAGGCATCCACCCAACGTGCCACCTCTGAAAAAGGGCATATGTCATCTTAAATAGAGGTTGTCTGTGTCATGGCATCTATTTCAGACATTATGCTAGTTGTGTAGAAGTCTATTGGAATATCCTGCATGATGAAAAATTATTCTAATGGGTACCCAGTGTGTTAAAAATTGATGCTAAGGGGCATGACAAAGCATTGTGACAAGTTGGGAGTGAGAGCATAGTTTGG from Thunnus maccoyii chromosome 14, fThuMac1.1, whole genome shotgun sequence includes these protein-coding regions:
- the LOC121911409 gene encoding metal transporter CNNM1, which gives rise to MSFSSSFSMMAADAADALCCILHPRRLSLLFLTVTLSSLPAPTAALLGVRPEDTQSGELSVQDGILRATEGTRFMLRVYYSASPATEHPNNLNISGRPDAAPAAPWIAFIEETGGDSGDSDRWLRSTGNPCEEENARSSDIELLGSFKSTSSHNSVLVELLAKDLRRGEVIKYYSMCAFDGVKWEHFSTRDFWLAVVERPPEADVWLQAGVSVLLLGLSALCSGLNISMLALDPVELRVLQNSGTEKEQKYARKIESVRKHGNYILCTVVLGNVLTNTCFVVWMCQILGMTALSTASCTLGIFFIGEILPHSVASRHSLAIASKTLCATRLLMLVFFPIAYPVSKILDIMLHQEISNFYTREKLVAMLRVTDPYHDLVKEELNIIQGALELRTKTVEDVLTPLSDCYMLSSDAVLDFCTMSDVMQSGFTRIPVYENERSNIVDILFVKDLAFVDPDDCTPLKTITQFYKHPMHCVFNDTKLDVMLEEFKRGKSHLAVVQRVNSEGEGDPFYEVMGIVTLEDVIEEIIKSEIVDETDLYTDNRTKRRVSNHERKQQDFSIFKLAENELKVKISPQLLLATHRFLATEVEPFRPCHLSEKILLRLIKHPSVVQELKFNPKKKHTPQHYLFQRNKPVDYFVLILQGRVEVEIGKEALRFENGAFSYYGMPALIPPLPIGHRYNSRGSGLNQSDSLLSGGSVGQLTTGGGVYLPDYSVRQLTDLQIIKISRNHYQNALTATRMDSSPQTPDPVDPDAKGRPPVPEARSHSIALPLTHTHTRLGLARLAHLHPHGGLCNTSQLNERNRIVRSKSDGQRSPNDTVFLRMDEIPYINEDRPENYGENDVPTESQPSTSPLISSLSLSSSEENIGKKLLRKLSNKRRKKSREGDKSLEEGSEQPPVTS